From the genome of Dehalococcoidales bacterium, one region includes:
- a CDS encoding 2Fe-2S iron-sulfur cluster-binding protein encodes MFEENKKRPGTLSRRDFLKDAGIMVGTTAVGSAFFLSACGKETEITKTITTTVPGSTITTTIPGASTTIIPTSTEETVKYLCPVCDGEFESFINLKTHFELEHSDEGQIVQRKNWVNININKQPYELKVEPNWTLLKVLRETVGLTGTKVSCDEGQCGMCTVLKDGAPVLSCLLLAIECDGANITTIEGIASKEALDPIQESFLYHNVPQCGFCQPSMILIIRDLLNKNNAPTEEEILGAISGVQCRCGTYPRVVKATQSILANT; translated from the coding sequence ATGTTTGAAGAAAACAAAAAAAGGCCAGGAACTCTATCTCGAAGAGATTTTCTTAAAGATGCCGGGATTATGGTTGGTACCACAGCCGTTGGTTCGGCTTTTTTTCTATCTGCCTGTGGTAAAGAGACAGAAATAACCAAAACAATCACCACCACTGTACCCGGTTCAACCATTACAACAACAATACCAGGTGCTAGTACTACAATTATCCCTACCTCTACAGAAGAAACAGTTAAATATTTATGCCCGGTTTGCGATGGAGAATTTGAATCCTTTATTAATCTTAAAACTCATTTTGAATTGGAACATTCAGATGAAGGTCAGATTGTCCAAAGAAAAAACTGGGTAAATATTAATATTAACAAGCAGCCATACGAATTGAAAGTTGAACCAAATTGGACATTGCTCAAGGTTCTCAGGGAGACTGTGGGGCTGACAGGAACAAAAGTATCCTGTGATGAAGGCCAATGTGGCATGTGCACAGTGTTAAAAGATGGTGCCCCAGTACTATCATGCTTGTTGCTCGCCATTGAATGCGATGGCGCAAACATCACTACTATTGAAGGTATAGCTAGCAAAGAAGCTCTGGACCCGATTCAAGAAAGTTTTTTATACCACAATGTACCACAATGCGGATTCTGCCAACCTTCGATGATACTCATAATCAGAGATTTGCTTAATAAAAATAATGCGCCCACTGAAGAAGAAATTCTCGGAGCCATCTCTGGCGTACAATGCAGATGTGGAACATATCCAAGGGTTGTAAAAGCAACACAAAGCATTCTGGCTAATACTTAA